A single Osmerus mordax isolate fOsmMor3 chromosome 7, fOsmMor3.pri, whole genome shotgun sequence DNA region contains:
- the trh gene encoding pro-thyrotropin-releasing hormone gives MKSACLLVLGFLTICNLAMSRGQEIPVEDETGDRKTIDDIILQRAESLFLRSILKKIQDEDGSNEVLSSLPEWMAKRQHPGKRFNEDLEKRQHPGRRDDDDEDYSDVQKRQHPGKREDEVDSFIEVQKRQHPGKRSMLEQFAENPALLSELSKRQHPGKRYLMMYNKRQHPGKRDLEDEPDAEDLQDLDKRQHPGKRYWDNMVTDLDASSPCDVLDPTSCNKANLLLELLDNVTKSRAEEKRQHPGKRLAPDEGVMEQQ, from the exons ATGAAGTCTGCGTGCCTGCTTGTCCTGGGTTTTCTAACGATCTGCAACCTGGCGATGTCTCGAGGACAGGAAATCCCCGTCGAGGATGAAACGGGGGACCGAAAGACTATTGACGACATCATACTACAGAGAGCGGAGAGCCTTTTTCTCCGTTCAATTCTGAAAAAGATACAGGACGAAGATGGCTCAAACG AGGTACTTTCCTCTCTGCCAGAGTGGATGGCAAAGCGGCAACATCCCGGCAAAAGATTCAACGAGGACCTGGAAAAGCGACAAcacccagggaggagagacgaTGACGACGAAGACTACTCGGATGTCCAGAAGAGACAACACCCGGGAAAACGCGAAGACGAAGTAGACTCATTCATAGAAGTCCAGAAGAGGCAACATCCCGGAAAGCGCTCAATGTTAGAGCAATTTGCTGAGAACCCGGCACTCCTGAGCGAACTCTCCAAACGACAACACCCGGGCAAACGCTACTTGATGATGTACAATAAACGCCAGCATCCCGGAAAGCGAGACCTGGAGGATGAGCCAGACGCTGAGGATCTCCAAGACTTGGACAAGCGCCAGCACCCCGGCAAACGTTATTGGGATAACATGGTCACGGATTTAGATGCCAGCAGTCCATGTGATGTGCTGGACCCTACGAGCTGCAATAAGGCAAACCTGTTGCTCGAGTTATTAGACAACGTGACCAAGAGCCGGGCTGAGGAGAAAAGACAACACCCGGGCAAAAGGCTCGCGCCAGACGAGGGTGTAATGGAACAACAGTAA